In one Siniperca chuatsi isolate FFG_IHB_CAS linkage group LG14, ASM2008510v1, whole genome shotgun sequence genomic region, the following are encoded:
- the ccdc169 gene encoding coiled-coil domain containing 169 isoform X1: MTGNSDYSKSDLTRLQAELEQEREMKEMLEESVSDLRSTMCELQDRLHSVDGEGNEWKTRYETQIELNGQLERQMSLIHERLEDLRGNPMDRLASIRSYDDMTVETLRQRLKLLTEEKSDLQSQLMDCHLRIEQEGKAFHKTNDERRAYLSEIAKLSSALEAQRRQYTTQPRRAPESKHRREKQTSRKAEADSKKGKEREEDGGGVCVKGGGGGGGATAERREEKKSQRGRLPTLKYYLKHNP, encoded by the exons ATGACTGGAAATAGCGACTACAGCAAGTCCGATTTGACACGCCTTCAGGCAGAACTTGAGCAAGAGAGGGAAATGAA AGAAATGCTTGAAGAGTCAGTATCTGATCTGCGGAGTACCATGTGTGAACTGCAAGATAGACTGCACAGTGTTGATGGGGAAG GAAATGAGTGGAAGACGAGGTATGAGACACAGATAGAGCTGAATGGACAGTTGGAAAGACAGATGTCACTCATTCACGAGAGACTGGAGGACCTACGAGGAAACCCCATGG ATCGATTGGCCTCCATTCGATCTTATGATGACATGACAGTA GAAACACTGAGACAGCGCCTGAAGCTCCTGACTGAGGAGAAGTCTGACCTCCAGAGTCAGCTGATGGACTGTCATCTCAGAATTGAACAGGAAGGAAAG GCATTTCATAAAACCAATGATGAGAGGCGGGCATACCTTTCAGAAATTGCTAAG CTGTCCTCCGCCCTTGAAGCCCAAAGAAGACAGTACACCACCCAGCCACGGAGGGCACCAGAGAGCAAACACAGGAG AGAGAAGCAGACCAGCAGGAAGGCAGAGGCTGATTctaagaaaggaaaagagagagaagaagatggaggaggagtaTGTGTgaaaggaggaggtggtggtggtggagcaacagcagagaggagagaggagaagaaatcCCAAAGGGGAAGGTTACCCACCTTAAAGTACTACCTGAAACACAACCCCTAA
- the ccdc169 gene encoding coiled-coil domain containing 169 isoform X3, protein MGKVRFGNEWKTRYETQIELNGQLERQMSLIHERLEDLRGNPMDRLASIRSYDDMTVETLRQRLKLLTEEKSDLQSQLMDCHLRIEQEGKAFHKTNDERRAYLSEIAKLSSALEAQRRQYTTQPRRAPESKHRREKQTSRKAEADSKKGKEREEDGGGVCVKGGGGGGGATAERREEKKSQRGRLPTLKYYLKHNP, encoded by the exons ATGGGGAAGGTGAGGTTTG GAAATGAGTGGAAGACGAGGTATGAGACACAGATAGAGCTGAATGGACAGTTGGAAAGACAGATGTCACTCATTCACGAGAGACTGGAGGACCTACGAGGAAACCCCATGG ATCGATTGGCCTCCATTCGATCTTATGATGACATGACAGTA GAAACACTGAGACAGCGCCTGAAGCTCCTGACTGAGGAGAAGTCTGACCTCCAGAGTCAGCTGATGGACTGTCATCTCAGAATTGAACAGGAAGGAAAG GCATTTCATAAAACCAATGATGAGAGGCGGGCATACCTTTCAGAAATTGCTAAG CTGTCCTCCGCCCTTGAAGCCCAAAGAAGACAGTACACCACCCAGCCACGGAGGGCACCAGAGAGCAAACACAGGAG AGAGAAGCAGACCAGCAGGAAGGCAGAGGCTGATTctaagaaaggaaaagagagagaagaagatggaggaggagtaTGTGTgaaaggaggaggtggtggtggtggagcaacagcagagaggagagaggagaagaaatcCCAAAGGGGAAGGTTACCCACCTTAAAGTACTACCTGAAACACAACCCCTAA
- the ccdc169 gene encoding coiled-coil domain containing 169 isoform X2 has product MTGNSDYSKSDLTRLQAELEQEREMKEMLEESVSDLRSTMCELQDRLHSVDGEGNEWKTRYETQIELNGQLERQMSLIHERLEDLRGNPMDRLASIRSYDDMTVETLRQRLKLLTEEKSDLQSQLMDCHLRIEQEGKLSSALEAQRRQYTTQPRRAPESKHRREKQTSRKAEADSKKGKEREEDGGGVCVKGGGGGGGATAERREEKKSQRGRLPTLKYYLKHNP; this is encoded by the exons ATGACTGGAAATAGCGACTACAGCAAGTCCGATTTGACACGCCTTCAGGCAGAACTTGAGCAAGAGAGGGAAATGAA AGAAATGCTTGAAGAGTCAGTATCTGATCTGCGGAGTACCATGTGTGAACTGCAAGATAGACTGCACAGTGTTGATGGGGAAG GAAATGAGTGGAAGACGAGGTATGAGACACAGATAGAGCTGAATGGACAGTTGGAAAGACAGATGTCACTCATTCACGAGAGACTGGAGGACCTACGAGGAAACCCCATGG ATCGATTGGCCTCCATTCGATCTTATGATGACATGACAGTA GAAACACTGAGACAGCGCCTGAAGCTCCTGACTGAGGAGAAGTCTGACCTCCAGAGTCAGCTGATGGACTGTCATCTCAGAATTGAACAGGAAGGAAAG CTGTCCTCCGCCCTTGAAGCCCAAAGAAGACAGTACACCACCCAGCCACGGAGGGCACCAGAGAGCAAACACAGGAG AGAGAAGCAGACCAGCAGGAAGGCAGAGGCTGATTctaagaaaggaaaagagagagaagaagatggaggaggagtaTGTGTgaaaggaggaggtggtggtggtggagcaacagcagagaggagagaggagaagaaatcCCAAAGGGGAAGGTTACCCACCTTAAAGTACTACCTGAAACACAACCCCTAA
- the sparta gene encoding spartin a: protein MAEPAELLLIKDQYELAFHSLSRGLAAEEAGKRGEALLYYRKGRQHLTQGMEVPTGGERQRGAAWDTARQLQQRMRDTLRTVNTHLSDLEISQLTTGCQRGRLLADLSPNLYPDLAPNTQPPQSSLHHLYPSILATAQNTTPNPKTPPVSPLSPAAPHTLTLPAAAPGTIAMANPGDQPPAYTPQPTVGHRSLAYGLAGGGLRSGKQTGEAAAGGDGNELLFIPAGVQMFFVEANGQVSSLSYPGYLRIIAFDSQHKDSTAGRPSAFLHVCDWLYPLTTDTPVLLATSGIFMFPDSLAETPGSYVGIVLSSELPAADREMFKDLLLQLTELRVQGPEGAESEVFDLSEKIPLGPQTEQTGLTVPTEEKEKPPLPGWSEKMAQGILSGATKLSQEFVKGAEATSRAIYKGAAKIRDHITPEETPSEVSPRVTKGLQVARQATGGAVRVSQFLVNGVSTVAGHVAEKVAPHVKKHGVKLVPESMKKSKDGCASNFDGAKFVAVSSVQGFSTIWSSLETGAKLVGKSVTTETVMIVKHKYGDDAGQATDTALKSVVNVGVTACNIDNLGIKAFLKTAGKQTAKNMVKNPDGQPAETEGQEAQKQEHQAKTNGKEVQKEVEELKK from the exons ATGGCTGAGCCTGCTGAGCTGCTGCTCATCAAGGACCAGTATGAGTTGGCGTTTCATTCTCTGAGCCGTGGGCTGGCTGCGGAAGAGGCtgggaagagaggggaggcCCTGCTGTATTACAGGAAAGGTCGACAGCACCTTACCCAAGGAATGGAGGTTCCCACTGGGGGGGAGAGGCAGCGGGGAGCGGCCTGGGACACGGCCAGGCAGCTTCAGCAGAGGATGAGGGACACTCTGAGAACTGTCAACACCCACCTCTCTGACCTGGAGATCTCTCAGCTGACAACAGGATGCCAGAGAGGCCGCCTGTTGGCGGATCTTTCTCCCAATCTTTATCCAGACCTGGCACCAAACACTCAGCCTCCCCAAAGCTCCCTCCACCATCTATACCCCTCCATACTTGCTACCGCCCAGAACACAACCCCAAATCCAAAAACACCCCCTGTCAGCCCTCTTTCCCCTGCTGCTCCGCACACACTCACGCTCCCTGCAGCGGCTCCAGGAACTATAGCCATGGCTAACCCAGGGGACCAGCCTCCAGCATACACACCACAGCCAACAGTCGGCCACCGCAGTCTAGCTTATGGTCTTGCTGGAGGCGGACTCCGGTCAGGAAAGCAGACTGGTGAAGCGGCAGCAGGAGGAGATGGAAACGAGCTGCTTTTCATCCCCGCTGGGGTGCAGATGTTTTTTGTGGAAGCAAATGGGCAGGTCAGCTCCCTGTCTTATCCAGGCTACCTTCGCATCATAGCATTTGACAGTCAGCACAAGGATTCCACTGCTGGAAGACCCTCAGCATTTCTACAT GTGTGTGACTGGCTGTACCCACTGACAACAGACACTCCAGTGCTATTGGCTACCTCTGGGATCTTCATGTTCCCTGACTCCTTGGCAGAGACGCCTGGGTCCTACGTGGGCATAGTGTTGTCCTCCGAACTGCCTGCGGCTGACCGAGAGATGTTTAAGGACCTCCTATTGCAGCTCACTGAACTCAGGGTCCAG GGTCCAGAGGGGGCAGAGTCAGAGGTCTTCGACCTGAGTGAGAAAATCCCCCTTGGTCCCCAGACAGAGCAAACAGGACTGACTGTGCCAacagaggagaaggaaaaaCCACCACTTCCTGGATGGAGTGAGAAGATGGCACAAGGAATCTTGTCAg GCGCTACAAAGTTGAGTCAAGAGTTTGTAAAAGGAGCAGAGGCTACTAGTAGGGCCATTTATAAAGGAGCAGCCAAGATCCGGGACCACATCACGCCTGAGGAAACTCCTTCAGAGGTCAGCCCCCGTGTCACCAAAGGTCTGCAGGTGGCTAGACAGGCCACTGGGGGTGCTGTGCGAGTCAGCCAGTTCTTGG tTAATGGAGTGAGTACAGTGGCAGGACACGTGGCAGAAAAGGTGGCGCCCCATGTGAAGAAACATGGTGTTAAGCTGGTCCCAGAGTCTATGAAGAAGAGCAAAGATGGCTGTGCTTCTAACTTCGATGGAGCCAAGTTTGTGGCAGTCAGCAGTGTACAAG GTTTCTCTACTATTTGGTCGAGTCTGGAGACCGGAGCAAAGCTTGTTGGCAAAAGTGTTACAACAGAGACTGTCATGATTGTGAAGCACAA GTATGGTGACGATGCAGGCCAAGCCACAGACACGGCTCTCAAGTCAGTGGTCAATGTTGGTGTGACTGCCTGCAACATTGACAATCTAGGCATCAAAGCCTTCCTGAAGACTGCAGGCAAGCAGACAGCCAAGAACATGGTCAAAAACCCGGATGGACAGCCAGCAGAAACTGAGGGCCAGGAGGCGCAGAAACAAGAACATCAAGCAAAGACAAATGGGAAGGAAGTGCAGAAGGAGGTGGAAGAGTTGAAAAAATAG